The nucleotide window GATGGTCCACGAGCGCCGCGGCGAGGTGTTCGGGTAGGGTTCGAGAATCGGATGCGTGCCAAACGGCTATACGCGACGGCCCGGTAGTCGGCCCACATGAACGCAGTGCTGTTCGATATGGACGGCGTTATCGTCAACAGCGAGGACTACTGGGTCGAGTTCCAGCGCGACGACATTCTCCCCGCAGCGGTGCCCGACGCGGACGTCGACGTCGCCGAGACGACCGGAATGAACTACCGCGAGATCTACGACTATCTCGAGGCCGAGTATGGCACCGACATCTCCCGTGAGGTGTTCGTCGAACGCTTTGCTGAGGCCGCCGAGGCGATCTACACCGAGCACGTCGAGCTGCTGGACGGCCTCCCCGAACTGCTCGCGGAACTCGAGGACAGCGGCGTCGAGACGGCGGTCGTCTCCTCGTCGCCCCACGACTGGATCAACATCGTCCTCGAACGGTTCGACCTCGAGGGCGCGTTCGATCACGTGATCAGCGCCGACGACATCGACGGGGCGAGCAAGCCCGAACCCGACGTCTTCGAGTACGCCGCCGACGAGGTCGGCGTTTCCCCAGCGGAGTGTCTCGTTGTCGAAGATTCGGAAAACGGAGTCGAAGCGGCGGCGCGTGCCGGCACCACGGTTGTCGCCTACCGGATCGACGCCCACGACGGGCTCAATCTCTCGTCGGCCGACGTGATCGTCGATTCGGCCGCCGAGCTTCGGGAGACGGTTCTCGAGGCTGTCGAGACTGATCCGGCAACACAGTACACGGACTGACAGGGGGAGAGAAAGCGAGCGCCCTCAGACGACGTCGACGGTTCGGGACTCCTCGAGCGGCACCAGCGGCTCCTCGGGGATGGCGACGCTGACGGTAAACTCGAGGTCGTCGGCGTCGGCCCCGAAGACACCGACGGGAAGCGTCTCCGTGTCGCGCAGATACGTGCTCGTACTGCTCATTTCGACCCCGTTTACGGTGACGCGAATTCCAGCGCGTGCGGGTTCGCCGACGTTGCGGACCGTCACCTCGCGGACGTCGTTCTCACCCGTCGCGATCGACTCGGGGAACGCCCCCCAGTCGACCTCGAGGACGGGCAGCGACTGGGCCCCTTCGTAGACGCGTTCGGCGACGCCCTCCGAGAGGCTGGCCGAAACGAGGCCCTCGAGGCCGGCGTCCATGACGGCTTCGGGGGTCGAGATGCCCTCCGTCGCGAGTTTACTCGCCCGGCCGGGGCCGACGCCGTCGATAGCTGTGAGCCCGACTGCGTCCTCGGCAACGCCGTTTTCGATTCGGGCTTCGACCCGGCGGGCGAGATTCG belongs to Natronorubrum aibiense and includes:
- a CDS encoding HAD family hydrolase produces the protein MNAVLFDMDGVIVNSEDYWVEFQRDDILPAAVPDADVDVAETTGMNYREIYDYLEAEYGTDISREVFVERFAEAAEAIYTEHVELLDGLPELLAELEDSGVETAVVSSSPHDWINIVLERFDLEGAFDHVISADDIDGASKPEPDVFEYAADEVGVSPAECLVVEDSENGVEAAARAGTTVVAYRIDAHDGLNLSSADVIVDSAAELRETVLEAVETDPATQYTD